From the genome of bacterium:
GATCTGCCTGGGCCTCTAGCTCGTCAGATTCATCCTGTTCATCTGACCTGGATCTCCAGAAGGAAAATAGATTGTCCCACCTAAGCTTTCTTCGCCTTCCATCCAGGCAGGTATTGACCACGATCCTGAAAAGCCAGGTGTAAAATGTTGAATCTCCCCGGAAGCTCCCAATGTTGCGAAAAGCCCTCAGAAAAGCTTCTTGAGTCAGGTCCTGGGCTTCCAAGGTGTCGCCCAGGCACATGTGCAGGGCCAGGGCGAAGGCCCGATCCTGATGGCGCACCACCAGCTGCTCGAAGGCCCTTCGATCTCCGGCTTTGGCCGCCTCCACAAGCTCTTCATCGCTGCGATCCATATAGGCCGCGGGTCGCTCCTGTTGCTTGAGCCATAAGGCTTCTTGATTCTTATAGCACAGGAGCCCTGTGCTCACAACAGAAGCCTCCAACGCGGCCGAGCTACAATCCATGTGCTTCCCCCTTTTCCCAAGCCCGTCTCATTGAATATGACGGCTTACTCCGCCAT
Proteins encoded in this window:
- a CDS encoding sigma-70 family RNA polymerase sigma factor yields the protein MDCSSAALEASVVSTGLLCYKNQEALWLKQQERPAAYMDRSDEELVEAAKAGDRRAFEQLVVRHQDRAFALALHMCLGDTLEAQDLTQEAFLRAFRNIGSFRGDSTFYTWLFRIVVNTCLDGRRRKLRWDNLFSFWRSRSDEQDESDELEAQADLTPGSDPLAMLSSKELSKQVRKALEGLPPRQRMALQLKVIHGMSLKEISELMGAAEGTVKSHLFRATHRLQQELKDWL